The Deltaproteobacteria bacterium DNA window TTATGCCCTTCAAGCGCTGAAGGCACTTGCCCCCGCCCATGCCGGGCATGTTCAGATCGAGGAGGATCAGGTCGATATCCCGACCATTTTGCTCGTAGACCCGAAGGGCCTCCTCGCCGCTGGCCACGACGACCACCTCGTACCCGAGAGACACCAGGCTCTCCCTGGTCAGGTCTCGAATCTCGGGCTCGTCGTCCACGACCAGAACGATCTCGCCCCTCCCTTCGGCCGAGGCGTCCCCCGGCTCGGTCGTTTCCAGTCCGTCGCCGGTCTCTTCCGATGGGAGAAGGATGGTGAACGTCGTGCCCCGGCCGGGAGCGCTTTCGCAGAGAATATACCCGCCGTGGGCCCTGACGATGCCGTAGACCGAGGCCAGGCCGAGGCCCGTGCCCTTGCCCACCTCCTTGGTGGTGAAGAAGGGATCGAAGACATGGTCCTGGATGTCCCGATCCATGCCGCAACCGGTGTCCGACACCGTGAGGCGCACGTGCGGTCCGGCCCCGGCCCCCGGATGGAGCCGGACGAACTCCTCGTCCAAAATCTCGTTGCCCGTCCCGATGGTCAACCTTCCGCCATCGGGCATGGCGTCCACGGAGTTGTTGGCCAGATTGAGCAGAACCTGCTCGATCTGGACCGGGTCGGCCTGCAGGAACCTCAAGTCCGGGTCGAGATCGAGTTTCAGGGAAACCATCTTGGGGATGGTCCTTCCGAGCATCAGGGCCACATCCTCCACCTCGTGGTTCAGGTCGATCCGGACCTTACGCGATTCGGTCTTGCGACCGAAGACCAAAAGCTGCCGCACGAGCTGGGCGGCCCGGTCCATGGAGACGATCAGCTTTTGCAGTCTCGGAACGTCGGAATGGTTCTCGGCCTTGCCCTGGAGAAGGAGTTCGACGTTACCGCCCATGGCCTGCAGGAGGTTGTTGAAGTCGTGAGCCACGCCTCCGGCCAGAAGGCCCACAGCCTCCATCTTCTGGGCCTGGCTCAACTGGGCCTGGGCCTGGGCCTTCTGGGCCAGGATCCGGTTGGATTTGGCGGCGATTTCACGCAATTCGGCGATACGCAGACGATCCAGATCAATGGGCGCGATCTCTCCGCCCTCCTCGCTCGTAACCAGGGAATTGATCTCCCGGGAGAACCAGCCCATCAGCCGATGAAAAACAAACAGAATCAACGCCACGGCCGCTATCAAGGCCAGAACCGTGAACACGATCTTCTCCCGCAGTCTGTGCCCCATGTCGGCCTGCAACTCGGCCAGCCTCGCATCCAGATCCTCGAGATAGACTCCGCCCCCGAGGACCCAGCCCCAGCCGTCCACCGACCGGATGAAGCTCAGCTTCTTGGAGGGCATCCCGGTTCTCGGATCGGCTGACGCGTAGTATTCGAGAAAGCCCCCGCCCGGTTGACGGCCGGTGCGGTCAAGTTCCTGGACGATCTTCGTGCCTGCAGCGTCGAGAAGTTCCCATCGGTTCCGGCCGATGACATCCTCGTTAATGTGGTTCAGGCAGACGCCCTTCCGGTCGTGGTTGAAGATGTAGCCGACCTCACCGTAGCGGACCAGGGCGATCCGGCGGATCATCTCCTCTCTTGCCTCGGCATCCACGTCATCCAGATACTCGCCGACCCCGATCACCCAGCCAAGGGGCTCGAAAAGCTGGAGATAGGCGATTTTTTCCCGTCCCTGCGCCACATGTTCCCGTTCGTCCACATCCGGCTTGCTCCAATAGTAGCTGACAAAGCCGCCTTCCGGATGGGCCAGGGCCGTGGAGACAAAATTTTGGATGAGGAACTGCCCGTTGCTGTCCACGGACCCGGAATCGTCCGTGCCCACCGAAAAGGGCCTGAAAGGATGGGCGACGAGTCTGTGATTCGTGTCATGAATCCAGTAATAGCCCCGGCCGTCGAAAAACCGGAGGGGCATCAATGTGTTGATGATGAGTTTCTTGATCTCGTCTTCGCTTCGTCGGCCTTTTTCACTTTCATAGATGGCTGCAGCAGTGTCCACGGCCATGCGCACCTTGTCGACGATATTCTGCTTCAGCCTCGCCTCCACCCCGGCCTTGTGGAACTTGATGGTTTCGACGAGCTGATCAACGATGGTCCTCACCTCGGCCTTGCGCAGGGCCACGTAATCGTCGTGGACCTGCCGCATGGTCTCCAGATGATGACGGTACTCCCTGTTGATCAGGAAGGAACCGGTCACGATCCCGAAAATCAGCAGGACGGCGACGACTGTTCCCTGGAAAACTGTCCGGTAGCTGAAGATCATCGTGTCATGGCCCCGTCTTTGTTCGTGTCGCCCTTGCCCAGCGCCAGAAATCCCGCCCTCCCGGGCCTCACGCTCAGGGAAGATCCCGCATGCGAAGAGCAGGGACGGAATCATTCCTACATGCGATTTAGCTGCGGGGCAATAGCCGGGGGCGAAAACCGGGTGAAGCGAAGGGATACGGCTTGGGGTCAATGTTCCGACGCGGGCCGGATCGTCAGTTTTCCGGCCAGTTCAGGCTCTTCTTGACCCGGACGGAAATGGTCCGGACCCTCTCCATGGCCTCGTTCTCGTCGATGGTCGTCAGACGACGGTTGCGCATGACCACTTGGCCGTTGACGAGGACCGTGTCCACGTCCGCCCCGGAAA harbors:
- a CDS encoding response regulator, whose protein sequence is MIPSLLFACGIFPEREAREGGISGAGQGRHEQRRGHDTMIFSYRTVFQGTVVAVLLIFGIVTGSFLINREYRHHLETMRQVHDDYVALRKAEVRTIVDQLVETIKFHKAGVEARLKQNIVDKVRMAVDTAAAIYESEKGRRSEDEIKKLIINTLMPLRFFDGRGYYWIHDTNHRLVAHPFRPFSVGTDDSGSVDSNGQFLIQNFVSTALAHPEGGFVSYYWSKPDVDEREHVAQGREKIAYLQLFEPLGWVIGVGEYLDDVDAEAREEMIRRIALVRYGEVGYIFNHDRKGVCLNHINEDVIGRNRWELLDAAGTKIVQELDRTGRQPGGGFLEYYASADPRTGMPSKKLSFIRSVDGWGWVLGGGVYLEDLDARLAELQADMGHRLREKIVFTVLALIAAVALILFVFHRLMGWFSREINSLVTSEEGGEIAPIDLDRLRIAELREIAAKSNRILAQKAQAQAQLSQAQKMEAVGLLAGGVAHDFNNLLQAMGGNVELLLQGKAENHSDVPRLQKLIVSMDRAAQLVRQLLVFGRKTESRKVRIDLNHEVEDVALMLGRTIPKMVSLKLDLDPDLRFLQADPVQIEQVLLNLANNSVDAMPDGGRLTIGTGNEILDEEFVRLHPGAGAGPHVRLTVSDTGCGMDRDIQDHVFDPFFTTKEVGKGTGLGLASVYGIVRAHGGYILCESAPGRGTTFTILLPSEETGDGLETTEPGDASAEGRGEIVLVVDDEPEIRDLTRESLVSLGYEVVVVASGEEALRVYEQNGRDIDLILLDLNMPGMGGGKCLQRLKGINPQVRVVVATGYGGGEHAEEARASGARGYLPKPYRIADLAATVRRVLDEER